Part of the Gilliamella sp. wkB7 genome is shown below.
TGCACCCCAAATAATAAAATTAATTCCAGCTCCATGCCACAAACCCGATATTAGCATCGCCAACATCACATTAATCTGCGTACGAATAAGTCCTTTTCGATTACCACCCAGAGGGATATAGATATAATCACGAATCCAGTGCGATAAACTAATATGCCAACGGCTCCAAAATTCTCGCAAATTACAGGCTAAATAAGGGAAGTTAAAATTACTTGGTAAACGGAAACCTAATAAAAGAGCAATACCAGTAACTAAATCGGTATAGCCTGAAAAATTTAAGTAAATTTGAATGGCATAACCATAAAGTCCTACTAACAAATCAATAACACTAAATTCTAAAGGATTAGCAAAAATTGGCGTAACCCAGTTTTCACTTATGATTCCGCCTAAACAATAGACTTTAATTACAGATAAAATTATTAGAGTAAAAGCTCTAAAAGGTTGTAAAATTTTGCGAGGATGACGGGTTGTTATTTGAGGTAAAAAACCTTTAGCGCGATTAACTGGGCCAGCAATAACACTCGGAAAAAAAGATAAAAACAGTGCAAAATCCCAAAATTTAGCTACTGGTAATTCACTTTTTTTTACTGAAACAATATAGCTAACCGAATGAAGGGTATAAAATGATATTCCAATAGGAATAAGTACTGTTACAACTGGTAGAGCGATTGGTAAATTAAAGAAATTAAGTAAGGCCTGCAACTCATAACGGAAGAAATCAAAATATTTAAACAGCGACAAATTAACTATTGATAAACATAATGCCAAAATTAACCATTTATTATCATTTTCATCTGATCGGGCAATCATGATTGAGAAAAAATAAATTACACAAGTGTAAATAAAAAGAATTAACGCAAACTGCAAGCTAAAACTGGCCACAATAAGATAACTTGAAACTAAAAGTAATTTATTTTGTAATTTAGGAAAAAGACGATACCGCCAATATAACGCAAAAAAAACGATAAAGATTAGTCCAAATTCAATAGATAAATAACTCACTACATTCCTTTTTTATATAAACATATATCGAACCTGAAAGTTCTTTAAAAGTATATTAACGTTTTAATCACTAATTATCTCAGACTGAGCTAGCACATTATAAACAATTAATTCTTTATTTAGCCCTGTTACAGATAATAATAAACGCCTAGCCTGCAGCCATAATTCATACAGTGCAGAAATTTTTTCATTGCTTTTAGTCGCTAATAATCTTACTAATGGTACTTGATCACGATTAACAATAAAACGACCAGCTTTTTGCTTTGCCTTTAATGCATCGCTTAATAAAGCACAAAACCAAATAATACATTCAATAAATTCTTCATTATCGAATGTTTTTGCAAGTTGCCAATAATCATTATGAGATACAACGCGTAATAAACCGTCACAAAATGCCTTTCTTTGCTGCCACTTTTCTGGTTTTAATAAAGCTAGTGCTGCTAATGGCGCATTTTCGCTCAATAATAGCGCAGAGGCAAGCTCATTATCGTTACTTTGCTGACAATGTCTCTTTTTTAACCATTCAATGGATTGTTCCAATTTAGGTAAAGATAAAAAATAAGAAAAACAACGACTATGAATTGTTGGTAATAAATGGCTATTATGTTCATCACTTAAAATAAAATAGGTATTTTCTGGTGGCTCTTCTAATGTTTTAA
Proteins encoded:
- a CDS encoding MBOAT family O-acyltransferase encodes the protein MSYLSIEFGLIFIVFFALYWRYRLFPKLQNKLLLVSSYLIVASFSLQFALILFIYTCVIYFFSIMIARSDENDNKWLILALCLSIVNLSLFKYFDFFRYELQALLNFFNLPIALPVVTVLIPIGISFYTLHSVSYIVSVKKSELPVAKFWDFALFLSFFPSVIAGPVNRAKGFLPQITTRHPRKILQPFRAFTLIILSVIKVYCLGGIISENWVTPIFANPLEFSVIDLLVGLYGYAIQIYLNFSGYTDLVTGIALLLGFRLPSNFNFPYLACNLREFWSRWHISLSHWIRDYIYIPLGGNRKGLIRTQINVMLAMLISGLWHGAGINFIIWGACHGVGIIVLNISEHYFGRGWITERSPTLARFLTWHYVCFSWLFFNSESLSDALDYLTALTHNFLIEPKYIVTFLSIYVVFFIYPILKNIPDWFTLLISRINLNYLPIIFISVLWLTIYIAPSGVPNFIYANF
- the holB gene encoding DNA polymerase III subunit delta', with amino-acid sequence MILNDYPWLISPYQQFAEGIMHKKTHHALLINYVQGSGEDEFINMVANRLLCLSAEQLEPCSSCHSCKLFISHHHPDFYVITNEQDKQSIGIDQIRKITTKVYEKSQQGGNKVIWIKRAALMTEAAANALLKTLEEPPENTYFILSDEHNSHLLPTIHSRCFSYFLSLPKLEQSIEWLKKRHCQQSNDNELASALLLSENAPLAALALLKPEKWQQRKAFCDGLLRVVSHNDYWQLAKTFDNEEFIECIIWFCALLSDALKAKQKAGRFIVNRDQVPLVRLLATKSNEKISALYELWLQARRLLLSVTGLNKELIVYNVLAQSEIISD